One Lentimicrobium sp. L6 genomic window carries:
- a CDS encoding carboxypeptidase-like regulatory domain-containing protein: MKKRSLIFSIFVFVTLISFGQNEENHIIRGSIIDKNTNEVLPYANIVILQKYKGTVSNEKGSFSFDLSPFSSQDTLSFQFIGYKSHKVLVNQTTPEMTVYLEEDMINLSEAFVYGNPPNPKDIIKKVVENKDKNYKYISSNNQVFIRSRDITDIENLSTNVKKLSIDQLDEDLIQNTVKKVPRHITSYTDFLGNLYFFEGKSDSLKVDPKRTVSLKEEDIAEFEQIGKIFENLFKDTGEEEYWKIKSGIFGQKLDIQEEENDSITETPISNDSSSTRYMRSSIRYWLEYSSIENTDEWEFLYSPGKYKYTLTGGTRVNGEDVFIIDFTPKSGGEYIGRVYVSTESYALIKADYEYAAGKTGRDIHLLGIGYTEDYFKASIYFEKIEDSYQLKYFSKKAGKHFSINRSLQLIKKRKRWLLNKTLKEMKLRLKMAANQEESVEVLFLNHEKISNESFAQFNQPKKMKIQYIEQFHDDLWIG, encoded by the coding sequence ATGAAAAAACGCAGCTTAATATTCTCAATTTTTGTTTTTGTTACCCTCATCTCTTTTGGGCAAAATGAAGAAAACCATATTATTCGTGGCTCCATCATTGATAAAAACACCAATGAAGTACTACCCTATGCCAATATCGTTATACTTCAAAAATACAAAGGAACGGTAAGTAATGAAAAAGGAAGTTTCTCATTTGACCTATCTCCTTTCTCATCTCAAGACACGCTCAGTTTTCAGTTTATTGGATACAAGTCGCATAAGGTACTCGTGAACCAAACCACTCCTGAAATGACTGTTTATCTCGAAGAAGATATGATCAATTTGAGTGAAGCTTTTGTGTATGGGAATCCTCCGAACCCAAAAGATATCATCAAAAAGGTAGTTGAAAACAAAGACAAAAACTATAAATACATCAGTTCAAATAATCAGGTTTTTATTCGTTCCAGAGATATTACTGATATAGAAAACCTCAGTACGAATGTTAAGAAGCTATCCATTGATCAACTTGATGAGGATTTAATACAAAATACGGTAAAAAAAGTTCCTAGACATATTACTTCTTACACTGACTTTTTGGGAAACCTTTACTTTTTCGAAGGCAAAAGTGACAGCTTAAAAGTAGATCCAAAACGTACGGTCTCTTTAAAAGAAGAAGATATTGCTGAGTTTGAACAAATAGGTAAAATATTTGAAAACCTATTTAAAGATACAGGAGAAGAAGAATATTGGAAAATAAAAAGTGGGATCTTTGGCCAAAAGCTAGATATCCAAGAAGAAGAAAATGATAGCATTACCGAAACTCCAATTTCCAATGACAGTAGCAGCACCAGATATATGAGATCGAGCATTAGGTATTGGTTAGAATACTCAAGCATTGAAAATACTGATGAATGGGAATTCCTCTATAGCCCAGGGAAATATAAATACACTTTAACTGGAGGAACCAGAGTAAATGGAGAAGATGTTTTTATTATAGATTTCACTCCAAAAAGTGGAGGGGAATATATAGGCAGGGTTTATGTTTCTACTGAGTCCTACGCGCTCATTAAAGCCGATTACGAATATGCTGCTGGAAAAACGGGCAGAGATATTCATTTGTTAGGAATTGGCTATACAGAGGACTATTTTAAAGCGAGCATTTATTTTGAAAAAATTGAGGATTCCTATCAGCTAAAATATTTCTCAAAGAAAGCCGGAAAACATTTCTCCATCAACAGAAGCCTTCAATTGATTAAAAAGAGAAAACGTTGGCTGTTGAACAAAACACTAAAAGAAATGAAGCTAAGGCTGAAAATGGCAGCTAATCAAGAAGAATCAGTAGAAGTCCTCTTCTTGAATCATGAAAAAATCAGTAATGAAAGTTTTGCCCAATTCAATCAGCCCAAAAAGATGAAAATTCAATATATCGAACAATTCCACGATGATTTATGGATAGGCTGA
- a CDS encoding mechanosensitive ion channel family protein, whose amino-acid sequence MSRKINTSYLKTLCLLLIIFMSSISIAQAQLTIISDSTENYYGFPDIDFEIEKLNKYLKTTKKNLSNKSQSALVDSNFRKLTKRINIEEEEFEDYNHKNLSKFFLINTNRIWAGYESQLKGWQTYIYETLSQLEKQTLSLNEKKQKWQSTAKNIGDQNVPLSIKERIQKVLSEIKTLQKANYQYSIRLINLENDITDQLVVVESVILDLEELQESYRTKLFQMSEVAIWNIGLKDSFEGTAFARVKKAWYENTKSFNNNAEVYLQYLSSYVFACLFILALIIFLRFRYIKIFGSDHKSLKSDINYILIAKPYASASSLFILFFFITFRNIPLALTGIMGMLLLINIYSASFSYTKKQGKSILVRFIILMLLNNIEVLFWYFGHYSRLYILLETTLAVVFTAGYLTTKFTTQTLPNLRFRKAISILRYPVFFLFLASFIGNIFGFLNLSVLFLKIGIQITAAIIIIVGLWHMVLSLIEIISHLIRNHENLKVLHYVPLFKKRLTQFLGVLFMYLLLYVILAILELEAPFDEFMEDFFEMERHLGGFVFTYLSIFQFIISIAITYGLYSLVGIIFDNKNFKKSQSLRGIPAAIGMTLKIIIGFSGVMIALTAAGFDMTKLSIIMGALSVGIGFGLQNVVNNFISGLILIYERPVQVGDIIEIGPLIGEIKSIGIRSSNIRTYDGSEVVVPNSNLVSDQLINWTLSDDYKRIEIIVGVAYGTDPNKVIEILNKVARESDMVVNQPEPRVLFNEFGDSSLNFRLLFWTLFDNGLQARSDISVLIADAFAKNNVEIPFPQLDLHVKEEQEQDKKLLETEDGSGEPKMKRDEG is encoded by the coding sequence ATGTCACGAAAAATAAACACTTCCTATTTAAAGACGCTTTGTTTGCTACTTATTATTTTCATGAGTAGTATAAGTATTGCTCAGGCTCAACTAACCATTATTAGTGATTCCACCGAGAATTATTATGGTTTTCCGGATATTGATTTTGAGATTGAAAAACTCAATAAATATCTAAAAACCACCAAGAAAAACCTCTCCAATAAATCGCAATCTGCATTGGTAGATAGTAATTTCAGAAAGCTAACCAAAAGGATTAATATTGAAGAGGAGGAGTTTGAAGATTATAATCATAAGAATTTATCCAAGTTCTTTTTGATCAATACCAATAGAATATGGGCGGGGTATGAGAGTCAGTTAAAGGGTTGGCAAACTTATATTTATGAAACCCTAAGCCAACTAGAAAAACAGACACTCTCTTTAAATGAGAAAAAGCAAAAGTGGCAAAGTACTGCAAAAAATATTGGTGATCAGAATGTTCCATTGTCTATTAAAGAAAGGATACAAAAGGTCTTGTCGGAGATTAAAACACTTCAAAAAGCCAATTATCAATATAGTATCAGACTGATTAACCTAGAAAATGACATCACTGATCAGCTGGTGGTGGTTGAGTCTGTTATTTTGGATTTGGAGGAGCTTCAGGAGAGTTATAGAACCAAATTATTTCAAATGTCAGAAGTAGCTATTTGGAATATTGGTCTTAAAGACTCATTTGAAGGTACCGCCTTTGCAAGGGTGAAAAAAGCATGGTACGAGAATACCAAGTCTTTTAATAATAATGCAGAAGTTTATTTACAGTACCTCAGCAGTTATGTTTTTGCTTGTCTCTTCATTTTGGCTCTCATTATCTTTTTAAGATTCCGATATATTAAGATTTTCGGCTCGGATCATAAGTCTTTAAAATCCGATATTAACTATATTTTGATTGCAAAGCCCTATGCCAGCGCTTCAAGTTTATTCATTTTGTTCTTCTTTATTACTTTTCGAAATATTCCTTTAGCCTTAACTGGGATCATGGGAATGTTATTATTGATAAACATATATTCGGCTTCTTTCTCCTATACAAAGAAACAAGGGAAATCCATTTTAGTACGTTTCATTATCCTAATGCTTTTGAATAATATAGAAGTTTTATTCTGGTATTTTGGTCATTATTCTAGACTATATATTTTATTGGAGACCACTTTAGCTGTTGTTTTCACTGCAGGCTATTTAACCACTAAATTTACAACACAAACCTTACCAAACCTTCGTTTTAGAAAAGCAATTTCCATCCTTCGGTATCCGGTGTTCTTTTTATTTTTGGCCAGTTTTATTGGAAATATTTTTGGTTTCTTAAACCTATCAGTCTTATTCCTGAAAATTGGCATACAAATTACTGCCGCTATTATTATCATCGTAGGATTATGGCATATGGTTTTAAGTTTGATAGAGATTATAAGCCACCTGATTCGTAATCATGAAAATCTTAAAGTACTCCATTATGTTCCGCTTTTTAAAAAGCGTTTGACGCAATTTCTTGGTGTTTTGTTTATGTATTTACTTCTCTATGTTATCTTGGCTATTCTTGAACTTGAAGCTCCTTTTGATGAGTTTATGGAAGATTTTTTTGAGATGGAGAGGCATTTAGGAGGGTTTGTGTTTACTTATCTGAGCATATTCCAATTTATAATTAGCATAGCTATCACCTATGGTTTGTATTCGCTTGTTGGAATTATTTTTGACAATAAAAACTTCAAGAAATCGCAATCCTTAAGAGGTATTCCTGCTGCTATTGGGATGACACTAAAAATTATTATTGGATTTAGTGGTGTTATGATTGCTCTTACAGCGGCGGGTTTCGATATGACCAAACTTAGTATTATCATGGGAGCACTAAGTGTGGGTATTGGTTTTGGTTTGCAAAATGTGGTGAATAACTTTATCTCAGGATTGATTCTGATTTATGAGCGTCCTGTGCAGGTTGGTGATATCATTGAAATAGGACCATTAATTGGAGAGATTAAAAGCATAGGTATTAGAAGTAGTAATATTAGAACCTATGATGGGTCTGAAGTGGTGGTGCCAAATTCTAATCTGGTTTCAGACCAATTGATCAATTGGACTTTATCGGATGATTATAAAAGGATAGAGATCATTGTTGGAGTTGCTTATGGTACCGACCCTAATAAAGTGATTGAAATTTTGAATAAGGTGGCTAGAGAAAGTGATATGGTGGTAAATCAGCCAGAACCACGTGTATTATTCAATGAGTTTGGTGATAGTTCTTTGAATTTCCGTTTGCTATTTTGGACTTTGTTTGATAATGGCTTACAGGCCAGAAGTGATATTTCGGTTTTAATAGCCGATGCTTTTGCTAAAAACAATGTTGAGATACCTTTCCCACAGCTCGATTTACATGTGAAGGAGGAGCAGGAGCAGGATAAAAAACTTCTAGAAACGGAGGATGGTTCTGGAGAGCCAAAGATGAAACGGGATGAAGGCTAA
- a CDS encoding DMT family transporter, with amino-acid sequence MKAKKASKITSIYQVHISVFLFGFAGLFGKWIGLNAITIVWGRVLFASLAFGMWFLVKRENPFRIPFKSYIYYFPLGALLAFHWWSFFASIQMSTVTIGLISFSSFPIFTSLLEPLIFKKPWKYSWFILALLSSIGIYLILPEWNWESEYTKGVFWGIMSGLSFSFITILNRYLLLYKTFGKENSSIELTFFQDLFAMVCLFPLLFLFPEDINIMAWSQLLLLGLVFTALAHLLYINGLKKVEARTASLISNMEPVWGILFAVLLLGESLNGKLLFGGFLILLSAILASRLSKKAG; translated from the coding sequence ATGAAGGCTAAAAAAGCTTCTAAAATTACCTCTATTTATCAGGTACATATTTCTGTATTCCTTTTTGGATTTGCAGGTTTGTTTGGGAAATGGATCGGTTTAAATGCCATAACTATAGTGTGGGGGAGGGTGCTTTTTGCTTCATTGGCATTTGGAATGTGGTTTCTGGTGAAACGCGAAAATCCATTTCGAATTCCATTTAAGTCTTATATTTATTATTTCCCTTTGGGTGCTTTATTGGCCTTTCATTGGTGGAGTTTCTTTGCATCTATTCAAATGAGTACTGTTACCATTGGACTCATTAGCTTCTCGAGTTTTCCTATTTTTACTTCTTTACTTGAACCTCTCATTTTCAAAAAACCTTGGAAGTATTCTTGGTTTATCTTAGCCCTCCTCAGTTCTATTGGTATTTATTTGATTTTACCAGAATGGAATTGGGAATCTGAATATACAAAAGGCGTTTTTTGGGGCATCATGAGCGGATTGAGTTTTTCTTTTATCACCATTTTAAATCGCTATCTATTATTATATAAGACTTTTGGAAAAGAGAATTCTTCCATTGAGTTGACCTTCTTTCAAGATTTATTTGCCATGGTTTGTCTGTTTCCTTTATTATTTCTTTTTCCTGAAGATATAAATATAATGGCGTGGTCGCAATTGCTTTTATTAGGATTGGTGTTTACTGCTTTAGCTCACCTGTTATATATTAATGGATTGAAGAAAGTAGAAGCTAGAACCGCTTCCTTAATCTCCAATATGGAGCCAGTTTGGGGCATTTTATTTGCTGTTTTATTATTAGGTGAAAGTTTGAATGGTAAATTATTATTTGGTGGCTTTTTAATTCTACTATCAGCGATTTTGGCCAGTCGATTATCAAAAAAGGCAGGCTAA
- a CDS encoding HAMP domain-containing sensor histidine kinase, giving the protein MNTSVNKLSHSAAELLKQRTQLSDKEFQSKMEGLVGDLALLSERTDIKAANELGLMEKMSFEIRTPMNSILGFTGLLKDSYFTLEEKDEFISLIEKNTEQLVELLNDLTDLTKIENLQVNVRMEKFEINVFLLSFISNFQELAQSKNIVLRKKTSANLAQDACVYTDPYQLRRILDNLLSNLIKFIDNKNITLEAEVSEGSQLVLKISSDFTELPETISRSIKKHIELSGEQASFDGTGLKLTLTKAMVDLLNGEIEFNTLEGKGSQFVVKIPVKVCNMNT; this is encoded by the coding sequence ATGAATACTTCAGTCAATAAACTAAGTCATTCTGCTGCGGAATTATTAAAGCAGAGAACTCAACTATCGGATAAAGAATTTCAATCTAAAATGGAGGGTTTAGTTGGTGATTTAGCTTTGTTATCGGAACGAACAGATATTAAAGCAGCTAACGAATTGGGCTTGATGGAAAAGATGAGCTTCGAAATTAGAACCCCTATGAATTCAATATTAGGCTTTACAGGTTTGTTGAAAGATAGCTATTTTACCTTAGAAGAGAAAGATGAGTTTATTTCATTAATTGAAAAAAATACGGAACAGCTGGTAGAACTTTTAAATGATTTAACGGATTTAACAAAAATTGAAAACTTACAGGTGAATGTGAGGATGGAGAAGTTTGAAATTAATGTTTTCTTATTGTCTTTTATTTCCAATTTTCAAGAATTGGCACAAAGTAAGAATATTGTATTGAGGAAAAAGACTAGTGCTAACCTAGCGCAAGATGCGTGTGTTTATACGGATCCATATCAATTGCGTAGAATACTCGATAATCTGCTTTCTAATTTGATTAAGTTTATTGACAATAAAAACATCACCTTAGAAGCTGAAGTTTCTGAAGGAAGCCAATTGGTTTTAAAGATTTCTAGTGATTTTACAGAGTTGCCAGAAACCATCAGTAGAAGTATTAAAAAGCATATCGAGCTTAGCGGAGAACAAGCTAGCTTCGATGGAACTGGTTTGAAGTTGACCCTTACTAAGGCTATGGTGGACTTATTAAATGGAGAAATAGAATTCAATACTTTGGAAGGCAAGGGAAGCCAATTTGTGGTGAAAATCCCAGTAAAGGTTTGTAATATGAATACTTAG
- a CDS encoding TonB family protein has translation MIPLLDFGFMNEVILYQVQLEPIVIGSPTLNSTSTNTFSILPILLLAYAIISGVFLVKFIWEILSVFNVKRQSSPLFSELVGEKIFLNNKHNFSFFNWIFIREEDQHNSSIIAHEKSHTQMLHSFDIFMIKAFQIAFWFNPILFLMERELRLQHEYAVDEKVLSQSKNISNYQQLLLNQVFQVEFNLLSNHFNQTFLKNRFIMMTKKENKKWSRLFLMAFLSMAFISPAFVSCTMDSAKEEINEPQEVTQEPIKPEVPEEVKTEEAETDTKEETFLVVETMPMFPGGEKAMYTYIGQNVTYPEKAKKEGIEGRVFVTFVVEKDGSITEVELMRGVSDELDQEALRVIKSMPKWKPGEQRGKTVRVQYRMPIKFTLN, from the coding sequence ATGATTCCTCTATTAGATTTTGGCTTTATGAATGAGGTCATCCTTTACCAAGTTCAGTTAGAACCCATAGTGATTGGTAGCCCAACTTTAAACAGCACAAGCACAAATACCTTTTCCATTCTCCCCATTCTACTTTTGGCCTATGCCATCATATCAGGAGTCTTCCTAGTCAAGTTTATATGGGAGATTCTTTCAGTCTTTAATGTAAAAAGACAATCCTCACCCCTATTTTCTGAGCTTGTAGGAGAAAAAATATTCCTCAATAACAAGCATAATTTCAGTTTCTTCAATTGGATATTCATCAGAGAAGAGGACCAACATAATTCCTCAATTATCGCCCACGAGAAATCTCACACTCAGATGCTGCATAGCTTTGACATCTTTATGATCAAAGCCTTTCAAATTGCTTTTTGGTTTAATCCCATCCTATTCTTAATGGAAAGAGAGCTGCGTTTACAACATGAATATGCAGTGGATGAAAAAGTATTAAGCCAATCAAAAAACATCTCCAATTATCAGCAATTATTGCTCAATCAAGTATTCCAAGTGGAATTTAATTTACTCAGCAATCATTTCAATCAAACATTTCTAAAAAATAGATTTATCATGATGACAAAAAAAGAAAACAAAAAGTGGAGCCGTTTATTTTTAATGGCATTTTTAAGTATGGCATTCATTTCTCCAGCCTTTGTGAGTTGCACCATGGACTCAGCCAAGGAAGAAATTAATGAACCACAAGAAGTAACTCAAGAACCTATAAAACCAGAAGTTCCAGAAGAAGTAAAAACCGAAGAAGCAGAAACAGACACTAAAGAAGAAACTTTCTTAGTTGTGGAAACCATGCCCATGTTTCCTGGTGGAGAGAAGGCCATGTATACTTATATCGGGCAAAATGTAACATACCCTGAGAAAGCCAAAAAAGAAGGTATTGAAGGCCGAGTATTTGTAACCTTTGTGGTGGAAAAAGATGGAAGCATTACAGAAGTAGAATTAATGAGAGGAGTTTCTGATGAATTAGATCAAGAAGCCTTAAGAGTCATTAAGTCAATGCCCAAATGGAAGCCTGGAGAACAAAGAGGAAAAACGGTAAGGGTTCAGTATAGAATGCCTATTAAATTTACTCTTAATTAA
- a CDS encoding BlaI/MecI/CopY family transcriptional regulator: MESKRLTKAEEEIMQILWDLEEAFVNEIIEKFPEPKPAYNTVSTIVRILVKKKFVAHKAFGKSHQYYPLMSKKEYADKYFSNFVQNYFSNSYQSLVSFLTRQEKLDLKDMEAIRAMMDAEINKQKGGDDE; encoded by the coding sequence ATGGAAAGCAAAAGATTAACAAAGGCAGAAGAGGAAATCATGCAAATACTTTGGGATTTGGAGGAAGCTTTTGTCAATGAAATTATAGAGAAATTCCCTGAACCTAAACCGGCTTATAATACCGTTTCTACCATTGTTCGCATTTTGGTGAAAAAGAAATTTGTGGCCCATAAAGCCTTTGGAAAATCGCATCAATACTATCCTCTTATGAGTAAGAAAGAATATGCCGATAAGTATTTCAGCAATTTTGTGCAGAATTATTTTAGCAACTCCTACCAGTCTTTGGTTTCCTTTTTAACCCGGCAAGAGAAGCTCGATCTTAAAGATATGGAAGCCATTAGAGCCATGATGGACGCAGAAATAAACAAACAAAAAGGAGGTGATGATGAATAG